One stretch of Priestia megaterium DNA includes these proteins:
- the gltD gene encoding glutamate synthase small subunit, with product MGKPTGFMEIKREKGKERDPLKRLGDWKEYAAPLSDEALSRQGARCMDCGTPFCHMGMDINAFTSGCPIYNLIPEWNDLVYKGRWKEALERLMKTNNFPEFTGRVCPAPCEGSCTLAISDPAVSIKNIERAIIDKGFENGWITPRIPEKRTGKKIAVIGSGPAGLASADQLNQAGHSVTVYERADRAGGLLTYGIPNMKLDKEVVERRVRLLTQEGIDFVTNTEVGKDITAEELKEQYDAVILCTGAQKQRDLVLEGREAKGVHFAMDYLTTSTKSLLDSNFKDGQFIDAEGKDVIVIGGGDTGADCVATALRQKCRSVVQFGKHPQLPAERTEDNMWPEYPHVFNLEYAYEEAQAKFGDDPREYSIQTKKIVADEQGNLKELHTVQMEKVKGENGQYIFTEIPGTEKVWPAQLVFIAIGFEGPEHPVLSAFGVETKNRRVDAAYGNYKTNVEGVFAAGDARRGQSLIVWAIHEGREVAKQVDSHLMGATVLP from the coding sequence ATGGGAAAACCAACAGGATTTATGGAAATCAAACGTGAAAAAGGGAAGGAACGTGACCCGTTAAAACGTTTAGGTGATTGGAAAGAGTATGCTGCTCCTTTATCTGATGAAGCGCTAAGCCGTCAAGGGGCACGATGTATGGATTGTGGCACACCTTTTTGCCACATGGGAATGGATATTAATGCTTTTACTTCTGGATGTCCAATCTATAACTTAATTCCAGAGTGGAATGATTTAGTTTATAAAGGACGCTGGAAAGAAGCTTTAGAGCGTTTAATGAAAACGAACAACTTCCCGGAGTTTACAGGACGAGTTTGTCCTGCTCCGTGTGAAGGTTCCTGTACGCTTGCTATTTCAGATCCAGCGGTTTCGATTAAGAATATCGAACGCGCTATTATTGATAAAGGCTTTGAGAATGGGTGGATTACTCCGCGTATTCCCGAGAAAAGAACAGGCAAAAAAATTGCTGTTATTGGCTCTGGGCCAGCAGGCTTAGCAAGCGCAGATCAGCTGAACCAAGCGGGTCATTCAGTAACAGTATATGAAAGAGCAGATCGTGCTGGCGGTTTATTAACATATGGAATCCCAAATATGAAGCTAGATAAAGAAGTAGTGGAAAGACGTGTTCGTTTATTGACGCAAGAAGGTATTGATTTTGTAACGAATACGGAAGTTGGAAAAGACATTACTGCTGAAGAGTTAAAAGAACAATATGATGCTGTGATTTTGTGCACAGGAGCTCAGAAGCAAAGAGATCTAGTATTAGAAGGTCGTGAAGCAAAAGGAGTTCACTTTGCAATGGACTACTTAACAACTTCAACAAAAAGCCTTTTAGACTCTAACTTCAAAGATGGTCAATTTATTGATGCTGAAGGAAAAGACGTTATTGTTATTGGAGGCGGAGACACGGGAGCTGACTGTGTAGCTACTGCTCTTCGTCAAAAATGCCGCAGCGTTGTTCAGTTTGGTAAACATCCTCAGCTTCCTGCTGAGCGTACGGAAGATAATATGTGGCCTGAATATCCACATGTATTTAATCTTGAATATGCTTATGAAGAAGCACAGGCGAAATTTGGGGACGATCCACGTGAATATTCAATTCAAACGAAAAAAATCGTGGCAGATGAGCAAGGCAATCTAAAAGAACTTCATACGGTTCAAATGGAAAAAGTAAAAGGTGAAAATGGACAGTACATCTTTACCGAAATTCCAGGAACAGAAAAAGTATGGCCAGCTCAGCTTGTCTTTATTGCGATTGGGTTTGAAGGTCCAGAGCATCCGGTTCTATCAGCGTTTGGTGTTGAAACGAAAAACCGTCGCGTAGATGCAGCGTATGGAAATTACAAAACAAATGTTGAAGGTGTTTTTGCTGCTGGTGATGCTCGTCGTGGGCAAAGTTTAATTGTATGGGCTATTCATGAAGGTCGTGAAGTAGCTAAACAAGTTGATAGCCATTTAATGGGAGCAACTGTATTACCATAA
- a CDS encoding staygreen family protein, which yields MSSFNSSKLSTTLIPPATSSYPVSGRKYTLTHSDTTGQLFLSIGCSYNNKAIDENMRDEVLAALHVTDRQAVIQGEVFVSGGEFSREQAQLRYHIFRRELPLALEAIFYGDQAFFQHYPDLLNTPIYIYFASTYQEFRGWSYYQTPKFYLKQTCSS from the coding sequence ATGAGTTCGTTTAATTCTTCAAAACTTTCTACGACTCTTATTCCCCCTGCTACTTCCTCCTATCCGGTTTCTGGAAGAAAATATACTCTTACTCATTCTGATACAACCGGTCAGCTTTTTTTAAGCATCGGATGCTCATATAACAACAAGGCGATAGATGAAAATATGCGTGATGAAGTACTAGCTGCTCTTCACGTAACAGACCGACAAGCAGTTATTCAAGGCGAAGTTTTTGTTAGCGGAGGTGAGTTCAGCCGCGAGCAAGCACAGCTTCGTTATCACATTTTCCGCCGGGAGCTCCCGCTTGCTTTAGAAGCAATATTTTACGGAGACCAAGCGTTTTTTCAACATTATCCAGACTTGCTAAATACACCGATTTACATTTATTTTGCATCGACTTATCAAGAATTTAGAGGGTGGTCCTATTATCAAACTCCTAAATTTTATTTAAAACAAACATGCAGTAGCTAG